The genomic segment CAGCTCCGCCGGCTCCGCCGGGCGGTGGCGTGGGCAGCCGAACGCGTGCCGCTCTACCGAGAGCGGCTGGCCCGAGCCGGCGTCCACTCCGACGACCTCCAATCTCTCGACGACCTCCGCCGCCTGCCCTTCACGGACAAGAGCGACTTCCGCGACACGTACCCCTACGGGCTGCTGGCCGTGCCCCTCGAGCGGATCGTCCGCATCCACGCCTCCTCGGGAACGACGGGCAAGCCGACGGTCGTCGCCTACACCCGGGGCGACCTCGAGACCTGGAGCGAGGTCATGGCGCGTACGCTCCAGATGGGCGGCGTCGGCTCCGCCGACGTCGTCCACAACGCTTACGGGTACGGGCTCTTCACCGGCGGGCTGGGCTTCCACTACGGCGCCGAGCGTGTGGGCGCCGCGGTGATCCCGATGTCGGGGGGCTTCACCGAACGCCAGCTGACGGCCTTTACCGATTTCGGCTCCAGCGTCCTCTGCTGCACCCCGTCCTATGCGCTTCACCTGGCCGAGGCCCTCGGGGATGCGGGAATCGCCACCAAGGACCTCCGGCTGCGCGTGGGCTTCTTTGGCGCCGAGCCGTGGACGGAGGCGATGCGTGACGCCATCGAGAGCCGGCTCGACGTCATGGCGCTCAACATCTACGGTCTCAGCGAGGTGATCGGACCCGGCGTGGCGGTGGAATGCCCGGAGCGCCGGGGCATGCACGTGGCCGAGGACCACTTTCTGCCCGAGATCGTGGACCCGGCCACGCTGGAGCCCGTCCCGCCCGGCGTCACCGGGGAGCTGGTCTTCACCACCCTGACCAAAGAGGCCTTGCCCCTGCTGCGCTACCGGACTCGCGATCTCACCGCAATCGACCCCGCGCCCTGCCCGTGCGGCCGGACGCTCGTCCGGATCGGGCGGATCATGGCCCGAACGGACGACATGCTCATCGTCCGCGGCGTCAATGTCTACCCCTCGCAGATCGAGCACGCGTTGCTCGGCGTTCCCGGGCTGGCCCCTCACTACCTGCTGGTACTCCGGCGCGAGAGCGCGCTCGACGCGCTGGAAGTGCGGGTCGAGACCGCCAGCGGCGGCGAGGGCCCGGCGGCCGGCGCGCTCAGCACGCTGGCACGTCGGAGGATCCACGAAATCACCGGGATCACGGCCGACGTGAGCGTCGTGTCGCCCAGAACCCTGGAGCGGAGCGTGGGCAAGGCCAAGCGGGTGCTGGATCTACGGAACGGGCGACGATGAGCAGGGCGGCCTCCCCGAGCGACTTCCGGTTCCTCCGTTACGCCGACGAGCGGGACATCGTCAGGATCACGCTGGCCCGGCCGCCGCTCAACATTCTCACCATCGAGGTGCTGCACGAGCTCGGCGAGGCCCTCGAGCGGGCGGCGGCCCGGCCGGCCCTGAAGGCGCTCGTGCTGGCGGCCGAGGGCAAGGCGTTCTGCGCCGGGGTCGCCGTGGAAGACCACCTGGGCGAGCAAGCGCGGCCGATGCTGGAGGCCTTTCACCACGTCTTCCGCCGACTGCGCGCGCTCGACTGCGCCACCCTGGCCGCCGTGCAGGGCGCGGCGCTCGGCGGCGGCGCCGAGCTGGCCACCTTCTGCGACCTCGTCGTGGCCGCCGAGTCGGCAACCTTCGGCCAGCCCGAGATCAAAGTGGGCGTCTTTCCGCCCATCGCCGCGCTGCGATATCCGGCTCGAATCGGGCCGGCCCGCACGTTGCGCCTGCTCCTGTCCGGCGACGTGATCGACGCCACCGAGGCGGAGCGGATCGGTCTGGTCGACCGCGTGGTGCCAGCGGCCCGCCTCGACGATGTCGTGGAATCGGAGCTGGCCCGCTTCCGCGCATTGAGCGCGGTCGTGCTCCGCCTCACCAAGCGCGCCGTACTTGCCACCGCCGGGCTCGACTTCGCCGAGGGGCTGGCCCTGCTCGAGGAGCTCTATCACGACGAGCTGATGACCACCGCCGACGCCGAAGAGGGTCTGCGTGCCTTCGTCGAGAAGCGCAGGCCGGTGTGGCGGGATCGCTGAGGAGGCTGCCATGAGATTACGGGGCCGGACCGCGCTCGTCACCGGCGGCGGTCGCGGCATCGGCCGCGCCATCGCCCTGGGCCTCGCTCGCGAGGGCGCCCAGGTCGCCGTCCTGGACCTCCTGGCGGAGGCAGCCGAGCGCGTGGGGCGTGAGATCGAGGCTCTGGGCGTCAAGGCGCTGGTTCTCGGCGCCGACCTCACCCACCGCACGGAAGTCGCCAGGGCCGTCGACGAGCTGATCGGGCAATGGGGCCAGCTCGACGTCGTCGTCAACAATGCGGGCTGGGACCGGATGGAGCTCTTCCTCGACAGCGAGGAAGAGACCTGGGACAGGATCATCGCCGTCAACTTCAAGGCCATGCTCTACGTGCTGAAGGCGGCCTTGCCCCACATGGTGGCGCGCGGCGACGGGCGGGTCGTCAACAT from the Candidatus Methylomirabilota bacterium genome contains:
- a CDS encoding enoyl-CoA hydratase-related protein; the protein is MSRAASPSDFRFLRYADERDIVRITLARPPLNILTIEVLHELGEALERAAARPALKALVLAAEGKAFCAGVAVEDHLGEQARPMLEAFHHVFRRLRALDCATLAAVQGAALGGGAELATFCDLVVAAESATFGQPEIKVGVFPPIAALRYPARIGPARTLRLLLSGDVIDATEAERIGLVDRVVPAARLDDVVESELARFRALSAVVLRLTKRAVLATAGLDFAEGLALLEELYHDELMTTADAEEGLRAFVEKRRPVWRDR
- a CDS encoding phenylacetate--CoA ligase, coding for MIDATAIERSSRPDLTALQLRRLRRAVAWAAERVPLYRERLARAGVHSDDLQSLDDLRRLPFTDKSDFRDTYPYGLLAVPLERIVRIHASSGTTGKPTVVAYTRGDLETWSEVMARTLQMGGVGSADVVHNAYGYGLFTGGLGFHYGAERVGAAVIPMSGGFTERQLTAFTDFGSSVLCCTPSYALHLAEALGDAGIATKDLRLRVGFFGAEPWTEAMRDAIESRLDVMALNIYGLSEVIGPGVAVECPERRGMHVAEDHFLPEIVDPATLEPVPPGVTGELVFTTLTKEALPLLRYRTRDLTAIDPAPCPCGRTLVRIGRIMARTDDMLIVRGVNVYPSQIEHALLGVPGLAPHYLLVLRRESALDALEVRVETASGGEGPAAGALSTLARRRIHEITGITADVSVVSPRTLERSVGKAKRVLDLRNGRR
- a CDS encoding SDR family NAD(P)-dependent oxidoreductase — protein: MRLRGRTALVTGGGRGIGRAIALGLAREGAQVAVLDLLAEAAERVGREIEALGVKALVLGADLTHRTEVARAVDELIGQWGQLDVVVNNAGWDRMELFLDSEEETWDRIIAVNFKAMLYVLKAALPHMVARGDGRVVNIGSDAGRVGSTGEAVYAGSKGAVIAFSKTLARELARHGITVNVVCPGLTETPLLQGIREQSPKTAKVIEAVTRAIPLGRVGTPQDVAEAVVFLASPGARYITGQTLSVSGGLTMC